From Solidesulfovibrio carbinoliphilus subsp. oakridgensis, the proteins below share one genomic window:
- a CDS encoding acyltransferase family protein gives MPEQQKVMYAPFIDGLRALAVLAVLFYHVDAAWMPGGFVGVDAFFVISGFVVSLSASQYVDGTWLNFVSIFYARRLARITPALVVSLAAAFIATTLFIPASTLSTANLDTGLASFFGLSNFALVRAGRDYFSPNAEFNMFTHTWSLAIEEQFYLCLPLLFFPWGRGRKKLSILLFALAAAATLALAWKIGARDPSQAFYMLWTRFWELAAGVLLFQVMSLRGHSFAAPSPPSRPLRWLAALSLLAFGLAAATASQGKAPYPACLLPVTASLGLLGSLHGRPGGLADRFLTARPLRFLGRISYSLYLWHWPVIVLFRWTGGIDSPQSRLTAVGLSLVFAWLSYRFVESPVLRLRRRVHRGYVLVGGLALLGLGFWGADTLAGHQIGLSLSRVMRNGTDWYLFDGFLRDPAGQEVVAATPLDAAGCVFTRFSRTGTPPREPFPHALYVMGDSHAIHYTLLLKHFVFDHGGEAYLYAQGGCPVFDLFQKDAGPDDPCHACRAAWLRDVLERARPGDVLFLPSLRLLPMVTQWSRVATPEEVIAGLSSPAATRGRQAAVAETAVLLEAFTKRGVRVVFEAPPPVFETVPFRCADWFNRQNPICRAGDTMDRGLMEALRRPVLEAMAALAATVPGVSVWDPLPALCPTGPCRTNAEGRPLYFDGDHYTGYANKVLLPSFERHVMDGLTVVAK, from the coding sequence TTGCCCGAGCAGCAAAAGGTCATGTATGCGCCGTTTATTGACGGCCTGCGCGCTTTGGCCGTCCTGGCGGTCCTTTTCTACCACGTCGATGCCGCCTGGATGCCGGGCGGATTCGTGGGGGTGGACGCCTTTTTCGTCATTTCCGGCTTCGTGGTCAGCCTGTCGGCCAGCCAGTACGTGGACGGAACGTGGCTCAATTTCGTATCCATTTTCTATGCCAGGCGTCTGGCCCGGATCACCCCGGCGCTGGTGGTTTCCCTGGCGGCGGCGTTTATCGCCACGACCCTGTTCATCCCCGCCTCCACCCTGTCCACGGCGAATCTCGACACCGGGCTGGCCTCGTTTTTCGGCCTGTCCAACTTTGCCCTGGTGCGGGCCGGCCGGGATTATTTTTCACCCAACGCCGAATTCAACATGTTCACCCATACCTGGTCCCTGGCCATCGAGGAGCAGTTCTACCTGTGCCTTCCCTTGCTCTTTTTTCCGTGGGGCCGTGGGAGAAAGAAGCTCTCCATCCTCTTGTTCGCCCTTGCCGCCGCAGCCACCCTGGCCCTGGCCTGGAAAATAGGCGCGCGCGATCCGTCCCAGGCCTTTTACATGCTGTGGACGCGTTTCTGGGAACTGGCCGCCGGCGTGCTCCTTTTTCAGGTCATGTCCCTGCGTGGCCATTCGTTTGCCGCACCAAGCCCGCCCAGCCGGCCGTTGCGTTGGCTCGCCGCCCTGTCCCTGCTGGCCTTCGGTCTGGCCGCGGCCACCGCCAGCCAGGGAAAAGCCCCCTATCCGGCCTGCCTGCTCCCCGTGACCGCGAGCCTCGGCCTCCTTGGCAGCCTGCACGGCAGGCCCGGCGGGCTGGCCGACAGGTTCCTGACCGCGCGGCCCCTGCGGTTTCTGGGGCGCATCTCCTATTCCCTGTACCTGTGGCATTGGCCGGTCATCGTCCTGTTCCGTTGGACCGGCGGCATCGACTCGCCCCAGAGCAGGCTCACGGCAGTGGGCCTCTCCCTCGTTTTCGCCTGGCTGTCCTACCGGTTCGTGGAATCCCCGGTTCTGCGGCTGCGCCGGCGCGTCCATCGCGGCTACGTCCTGGTCGGCGGCCTGGCCCTCCTCGGCCTCGGCTTTTGGGGAGCCGACACCCTGGCCGGGCATCAGATCGGCCTGTCGCTCAGCCGGGTGATGCGAAACGGCACGGACTGGTATCTCTTTGACGGCTTTCTGCGCGACCCGGCCGGCCAGGAAGTCGTGGCCGCCACCCCCCTCGATGCCGCCGGCTGCGTCTTCACCCGGTTCTCGCGGACCGGAACGCCTCCCCGGGAACCGTTTCCCCACGCGCTGTATGTCATGGGCGATTCCCATGCCATCCACTACACGCTCCTGCTCAAACACTTCGTCTTTGACCACGGCGGCGAAGCCTACCTGTATGCCCAGGGCGGCTGCCCGGTCTTCGATCTTTTCCAGAAGGACGCCGGCCCGGACGATCCCTGCCACGCCTGCCGCGCGGCCTGGCTGCGGGACGTGCTGGAGCGGGCCCGTCCCGGGGATGTCCTTTTCCTGCCTTCCCTGCGCCTCTTGCCCATGGTCACCCAGTGGAGCCGCGTCGCCACCCCCGAAGAGGTGATCGCGGGCCTGTCCTCGCCGGCGGCCACCCGGGGCCGCCAGGCAGCCGTGGCCGAAACCGCCGTCCTGCTGGAGGCTTTCACCAAGCGGGGCGTGCGCGTGGTGTTCGAAGCGCCCCCACCCGTTTTCGAGACCGTGCCCTTCCGTTGCGCCGACTGGTTCAACCGGCAAAATCCCATCTGCCGGGCCGGCGACACCATGGACCGCGGGTTGATGGAGGCGTTGCGCCGGCCGGTCCTCGAGGCCATGGCCGCCCTCGCCGCCACGGTCCCCGGCGTCAGCGTCTGGGACCCCCTGCCGGCCCTGTGTCCGACCGGGCCATGCCGGACCAACGCCGAGGGCCGGCCGCTCTATTTCGACGGCGACCATTACACCGGCTACGCCAACAAAGTGCTCCTGCCCTCATTCGAACGCCACGTCATGGACGGCCTCACCGTCGTCGCCAAGTAA
- a CDS encoding PAS domain-containing hybrid sensor histidine kinase/response regulator, whose amino-acid sequence MVQVDLEGSVIAANWKYCSITGYSIEEIEQQQFLNFTHPSYMNIQIEQTEKLIDGSTRTFDSEQQYCRKDGTEIWVRLTVCPARDEGGRPKTLIAFVEDITDRIESEKRLRQAKEEAEQANRAKSEFLANMSHEIRTPMNGVMGMTDLLLMSGLSGPAREYLQLIKQSGTSLLQIINDILDLSKIESGKFVLDCQAFSLRDSLETILHPLRLGARDKGLDFRHVIAADAPDRLLGDKGRLGQVLTNLVGNAIKFTEKGMVRLSVEPDPEAALPQTVRFLFRVQDDGIGIPAERLTDIFEPFSQVIKSGPAAGGGTGLGLSISKCLVGMMAGRIWVESTVGKGSIFSFSAQFALDPGKEGCCPVAQRPLDPAIRSGLAILLAEDEPINRRVAVELLLLRGHTVETAQSGGEVLAKLRQAPFDLVLMDVRMPDMDGMEAVRAIRRGEAGADTAGIPVVALTAYALKNDRERFLAAGMDDYLAKPLDLDGLDRILERIAAAGERKGRGKGDYPAAKKPAS is encoded by the coding sequence ATCGTTCAGGTTGATCTTGAAGGCAGTGTTATAGCGGCGAATTGGAAGTATTGCAGCATTACAGGATATAGTATTGAAGAAATAGAGCAGCAACAGTTCCTGAATTTCACTCATCCATCTTATATGAATATCCAGATAGAACAGACTGAAAAGCTGATTGATGGCTCTACTCGGACATTTGACAGCGAACAACAGTATTGCCGTAAGGACGGGACGGAGATTTGGGTTCGCCTCACCGTCTGCCCCGCTCGGGACGAGGGAGGCCGGCCGAAGACCCTCATCGCCTTTGTCGAGGACATCACGGATCGGATCGAAAGCGAAAAACGGCTGCGCCAGGCCAAGGAGGAGGCCGAACAGGCCAACCGGGCCAAGAGCGAATTTTTGGCCAACATGAGCCACGAGATCAGGACGCCCATGAACGGCGTCATGGGCATGACCGATCTGCTCCTCATGAGCGGCCTTTCCGGCCCGGCCCGGGAGTATCTGCAGCTGATCAAGCAGTCCGGCACGTCGCTTCTGCAGATCATAAACGACATCCTCGACCTGTCGAAGATCGAATCCGGCAAGTTTGTCCTCGATTGCCAGGCCTTCTCCCTGCGCGACAGCCTGGAGACCATCCTGCATCCCCTGCGCCTGGGCGCCAGGGACAAGGGGCTCGATTTCCGCCACGTCATCGCCGCCGATGCACCGGACAGGCTGCTCGGAGACAAGGGACGGCTGGGGCAGGTGCTGACGAATCTGGTCGGAAACGCCATCAAGTTCACGGAAAAGGGCATGGTCCGCCTGTCCGTGGAGCCGGACCCGGAGGCCGCCCTGCCGCAGACGGTCCGCTTCCTGTTTCGGGTCCAGGACGACGGCATCGGCATCCCCGCAGAGCGGCTGACCGACATCTTCGAGCCCTTCAGCCAGGTGATAAAGTCCGGCCCGGCCGCTGGGGGCGGCACGGGCCTTGGGCTCTCGATTTCCAAATGCCTGGTCGGGATGATGGCCGGCCGGATCTGGGTCGAAAGCACGGTCGGCAAAGGGAGCATTTTCAGTTTCTCCGCCCAATTTGCCCTCGACCCGGGAAAAGAGGGGTGTTGCCCGGTGGCGCAACGGCCCCTGGACCCGGCGATCCGGTCGGGCCTGGCCATCCTCCTGGCCGAGGACGAGCCCATCAACAGGCGCGTGGCGGTCGAACTCCTCTTGCTACGGGGGCATACCGTCGAGACGGCGCAAAGCGGCGGCGAGGTGTTGGCCAAGCTGCGCCAGGCGCCCTTCGACCTCGTCCTCATGGATGTCCGGATGCCGGATATGGACGGGATGGAGGCGGTGCGGGCCATTCGGCGCGGCGAGGCCGGAGCGGACACGGCCGGGATCCCGGTCGTCGCCCTGACGGCCTATGCCCTCAAAAACGACCGCGAACGCTTCCTCGCCGCCGGCATGGACGACTACCTGGCCAAGCCGCTCGATCTCGACGGGCTGGACCGGATTCTGGAGAGGATTGCGGCCGCCGGCGAGCGGAAGGGGAGGGGGAAAGGGGATTACCCCGCCGCAAAGAAGCCTGCGTCGTAA
- the divK gene encoding DVU0259 family response regulator domain-containing protein: MAKKIMVVDDDPQIVSYLVTLLGDNGFETCSASDGDAAMEVLERERPDCLTLDLEMPHEWGPRFYRKFSQKEEFKNLPVVVISGLSGHDMAIRKAVAAIHKPFEPEAVLTAVRKACGE; encoded by the coding sequence ATGGCCAAGAAAATCATGGTGGTGGACGACGATCCGCAGATCGTCTCCTATCTCGTCACGTTGCTTGGGGATAACGGTTTTGAAACGTGCAGTGCTTCCGACGGCGACGCGGCCATGGAAGTGCTGGAACGCGAACGGCCCGATTGCCTCACCCTCGATCTGGAGATGCCCCACGAGTGGGGCCCCCGCTTTTACCGCAAATTTTCCCAGAAAGAAGAGTTCAAGAACCTGCCCGTGGTGGTCATAAGCGGCCTGTCCGGCCACGACATGGCCATCCGCAAGGCCGTGGCCGCCATCCACAAGCCCTTTGAGCCCGAGGCCGTGCTGACCGCGGTCCGAAAGGCCTGCGGCGAGTAG
- a CDS encoding PAS domain S-box protein, which translates to MTDDTRPGTASLLPILSRFLRKAACLLLQIRCSLITKLAIISGAALMFFFFLWSSLNIDAMEDLSMENTVSDIDRLGTTIILGLHDSMLTYAPDATQEIIRNIGTQSAIRTIRIYNKRGEIKYSNQVHEIDGTTDIKQEACYVCHRTEPPRTHLNTKERTRIFVDSNGQKSIGIISPIANDASCSGDPCHVHPPGKKILGLLDMVVSLEGTEANLARFTRVNFLMALGIATAIFLILFLCLHMLVHVPVRKMMRATRAIAAGGDFTGVDVRQSDEMGELGGAINSMGREVLSKQAELARQMRRYQDLFEHVPCIITVQDKNLRLVSYNQFFAGEFHAKPGEYCYKVYKGLDAPCPNCPVIRTFEDGLPHATEEITLDKDGCRRSFFVSTAPMTDAAGNVSTVMEMSLDITDSKFLEEELERSRQKYLAIFSCIPTALFVLDRESLAILECNAKAVETYGYSQGEFIGLGFLDLFLNQDRTGHERVIREEHAIDRARHRRKSGEVIYVSIRVSTAAYPGSQVYLASVTDITHRLETEQQLIQASKMATLGEMATSVAHELNQPMTVIQTITDYLLRKTRRDEPVPRELFQEMADGIGRHISRATRIINHMREFGRKSDLVTGPVDLGEVLSRTLELFSQQLKVRNIEVACDIRPDLPPVLAEANRLEQVFMNLLLNARDAIEERAASQPGAPKRVSLRVFAEEDFVVAEIADTGPGIPTDIQDKVFEPFFTTKAVGKGTGLGLSISYGIIKDYGGSIEAVAAPGQGARFLVRLPRQKGDKPVRT; encoded by the coding sequence ATGACCGATGACACGCGGCCCGGGACCGCAAGCCTGCTCCCGATCCTCTCCCGCTTTTTGCGGAAGGCGGCGTGCCTGCTGCTGCAAATCCGCTGTTCGCTCATCACCAAGCTGGCCATCATTTCGGGCGCGGCCCTCATGTTCTTCTTTTTCCTGTGGTCCTCGCTCAATATCGACGCCATGGAAGACCTGTCCATGGAGAACACGGTCTCGGACATCGACCGCCTGGGCACGACCATCATCCTCGGCCTCCACGACTCCATGCTGACCTACGCCCCGGACGCCACCCAGGAAATCATCCGCAACATCGGCACCCAGTCGGCGATAAGAACCATCCGCATCTACAACAAGCGCGGGGAGATCAAGTATTCGAACCAGGTCCACGAAATCGACGGCACGACCGACATCAAGCAGGAGGCCTGCTATGTCTGCCACCGCACGGAGCCTCCCCGCACCCACCTGAACACCAAGGAGCGCACCAGGATCTTCGTCGATTCCAACGGCCAGAAGAGCATCGGCATCATCTCCCCCATCGCCAACGACGCCTCCTGCTCGGGCGATCCCTGCCACGTCCATCCGCCGGGCAAGAAGATCCTCGGGCTCCTCGACATGGTGGTCTCCCTGGAAGGAACCGAGGCCAACCTGGCCCGGTTCACCCGGGTCAATTTCCTGATGGCCCTTGGCATCGCCACAGCCATCTTCCTCATCCTTTTTCTGTGCCTGCACATGCTGGTCCACGTGCCGGTCCGGAAGATGATGCGGGCGACGCGGGCCATCGCGGCCGGCGGGGACTTCACCGGGGTCGATGTCCGCCAGTCCGACGAGATGGGGGAACTTGGCGGGGCCATAAACAGCATGGGCCGGGAGGTCCTGTCCAAACAGGCCGAGCTGGCCCGGCAGATGCGGCGCTACCAGGACCTCTTCGAACACGTGCCCTGCATCATCACGGTCCAGGACAAAAATCTCCGACTCGTCAGCTACAACCAGTTCTTCGCCGGCGAGTTCCACGCCAAACCCGGCGAATACTGCTACAAGGTCTACAAGGGCCTGGACGCCCCCTGCCCCAACTGCCCGGTCATCCGGACCTTCGAGGACGGGCTGCCCCACGCCACCGAGGAGATCACCCTGGACAAGGATGGCTGCCGGCGCTCGTTTTTCGTCAGCACCGCCCCCATGACCGACGCGGCCGGCAACGTGTCCACGGTCATGGAGATGAGCCTGGACATCACGGACAGCAAATTTCTTGAAGAAGAACTTGAACGTTCACGCCAGAAGTACCTGGCCATCTTCAGCTGCATCCCGACGGCCCTCTTCGTGCTCGACCGCGAGAGCCTCGCCATCCTCGAGTGCAACGCCAAGGCCGTGGAGACGTACGGCTACAGCCAGGGCGAATTCATCGGCCTGGGCTTTCTGGACCTGTTCCTGAACCAGGACCGTACCGGCCACGAGCGGGTGATCCGCGAGGAGCACGCCATCGACCGGGCCCGGCACCGCCGGAAATCCGGGGAGGTCATCTACGTCTCCATCCGCGTCTCCACCGCCGCCTATCCCGGCAGTCAGGTCTATCTGGCCTCGGTCACGGACATCACCCACCGGCTCGAAACCGAACAGCAGCTCATCCAGGCGAGCAAGATGGCGACCCTTGGCGAAATGGCCACCAGCGTCGCCCACGAACTCAACCAGCCCATGACCGTCATCCAGACCATCACGGACTACCTCCTGCGCAAAACCCGGCGCGACGAGCCCGTGCCCCGGGAGCTCTTCCAGGAGATGGCCGACGGCATCGGCCGGCACATCTCCCGGGCCACCCGCATCATCAACCACATGCGCGAATTCGGCCGCAAATCCGACCTCGTGACCGGCCCGGTGGACCTCGGCGAGGTCCTCTCCCGGACCCTTGAACTCTTCTCCCAGCAGCTCAAGGTGCGAAACATCGAGGTGGCCTGCGACATCCGTCCGGACCTGCCCCCGGTCCTGGCCGAGGCCAACCGCCTGGAGCAGGTGTTCATGAACCTGCTCTTAAACGCCCGGGACGCCATCGAGGAACGGGCGGCGTCGCAGCCGGGGGCGCCCAAGCGCGTCAGTTTGCGCGTCTTTGCCGAGGAGGACTTCGTGGTGGCGGAAATCGCGGACACCGGTCCCGGCATCCCGACGGATATCCAGGACAAGGTCTTTGAACCGTTTTTCACCACCAAGGCCGTGGGCAAGGGCACGGGCCTGGGGCTGTCCATCAGCTACGGGATCATCAAGGATTATGGCGGCAGCATCGAGGCCGTGGCCGCACCGGGCCAGGGGGCCCGCTTCCTGGTCCGGCTGCCGCGCCAAAAGGGGGACAAGCCCGTCCGGACCTAG
- a CDS encoding TOBE domain-containing protein — MQENQDIQGPGAEPAASGADSGATHGKFLTTEQLYRLDQTFTDWMSKARGKRSLISRNRCRLVFLLLRHTGAKLGEALAVNDQEDFDLVGRKVRLGGRGEDAKPWREVYLPHDLHAELCQILRDPDYDPFRGTLLALDQGYVRRVLYERAGDCGLPRHLANPNTLRRSRGIELLRGGVPLGAIQRSLGHLTANSTAAFLELPAEDSAALDMALLDRDKHSPEDSRNVFAGTVATVTPGDLQSLVEVETLGGHRLVTVLSNDHLRTMGLRQGSLVTARIRPPRLSRDESVRTGAAGPNRFRGMVERIMLGTDTAEVVVMLEDGARLCSVITPEILAEMRLEVGEAVWAMTGAFSITVSAA; from the coding sequence TTGCAAGAGAATCAGGATATCCAGGGGCCTGGCGCTGAGCCGGCGGCCAGCGGGGCCGATTCCGGCGCGACGCACGGCAAATTCCTGACCACGGAGCAGCTCTATAGGCTGGACCAGACCTTCACGGACTGGATGTCCAAGGCGCGCGGCAAACGCTCGTTAATATCACGAAACCGTTGCCGTTTGGTCTTTTTGCTCCTGCGGCACACCGGCGCCAAGCTCGGCGAGGCCCTGGCCGTCAACGACCAGGAGGACTTCGATCTGGTCGGCCGCAAGGTCCGCCTCGGCGGCCGGGGCGAGGACGCCAAGCCCTGGCGCGAGGTCTATCTGCCCCACGACCTCCATGCCGAGCTGTGCCAGATCCTGCGCGATCCCGACTACGATCCCTTCCGGGGCACGCTTTTGGCCCTGGACCAGGGCTATGTCCGCCGGGTGCTTTACGAGCGGGCCGGGGACTGCGGCCTGCCCAGGCACCTGGCCAATCCCAACACGCTGCGCCGGTCGCGCGGCATCGAGCTTTTGCGCGGCGGCGTGCCCCTCGGCGCCATCCAGCGCAGCCTCGGGCACCTGACGGCCAATTCCACGGCCGCCTTTCTGGAGCTTCCGGCCGAAGACTCGGCGGCCCTGGACATGGCCCTGCTTGACCGGGACAAGCATTCGCCCGAAGACAGCCGCAACGTCTTTGCCGGCACGGTGGCAACCGTAACCCCGGGCGACCTGCAATCCCTGGTCGAGGTGGAGACCCTTGGCGGCCACCGGCTGGTCACGGTGCTTTCAAACGACCATCTGCGGACCATGGGGCTTCGCCAGGGGAGCCTGGTGACCGCCCGCATCCGCCCGCCGCGCCTGAGCCGCGACGAGTCCGTCCGCACCGGGGCCGCCGGGCCCAACCGGTTCCGGGGGATGGTCGAACGCATCATGCTCGGCACGGACACGGCCGAGGTGGTGGTCATGCTGGAGGACGGGGCCAGGCTCTGTTCCGTCATCACGCCGGAGATCCTGGCCGAGATGCGGCTCGAGGTGGGAGAGGCGGTCTGGGCCATGACCGGCGCGTTTTCGATCACCGTGAGCGCGGCCTGA
- the hmcA gene encoding sulfate respiration complex hexadecaheme cytochrome HmcA, with translation MKNAKRRMGTLLVVLTLVGSGGLLMLTAGQGAAKEQGDDKLRADILSIDELKEFGPLTQPPVVFLHDKHTAALGKQKQFYQKECGTCHLSSKEGTMYLGYQRDDTPLSGDKLKDTFHNNCIKCHMDMSAAGVKSGPTDVQCKGCHNGKPDVASNWQPIVVDKRLHFRHAVTQEKAENKCGACHHVADEATGKAVAVNKPEQVAGACVYCHTETGSVVAGRKPEKIRSLRLAAHGECVTCHRSVAASGGKDVATGPATCAGCHGPLDQKAIAETSLKKIPAGADLRIKRGQPDFAMIRPAAVADPVVGADGKPVKPYGMPPVPFDHKYHESKNETCVSCHHASLTSCAAKCHTVAGSKEGGFVTLEAAMHKVDAGQSCAGCHATVQKKPECAGCHAQMKKGVGDIGQCGSCHAKPADNLEKAAADFMNSSDKDAAALAPALAEKLLSGKRQATATFAVEDIPETVTMASLSKDYEPSVLPHRKIVLSLVGGMKDSKLAGAFHETDAAVCQGCHHMSPATKTPPRCGNCHPATEGMAASPRPDLRSAYHLQCMGCHTAMGISGKVVDKAPGAKPIPLSTDCSGCHAAKKK, from the coding sequence ATGAAAAACGCAAAACGGCGCATGGGAACACTGCTTGTCGTCCTGACCCTGGTCGGGTCCGGCGGCTTGCTGATGCTAACGGCTGGACAAGGCGCGGCCAAGGAGCAGGGGGACGACAAGCTGCGGGCGGACATCCTCTCCATTGACGAACTCAAGGAGTTTGGACCCCTGACCCAGCCTCCGGTCGTCTTTCTTCACGACAAACACACCGCCGCCCTCGGCAAGCAGAAACAATTCTATCAGAAAGAATGCGGCACATGCCACCTTTCCAGCAAGGAAGGGACCATGTACCTCGGCTACCAGCGCGACGACACCCCCTTGTCCGGGGACAAGCTGAAGGACACCTTCCACAACAACTGCATCAAGTGTCACATGGACATGTCCGCCGCCGGCGTCAAATCCGGCCCCACGGATGTCCAGTGCAAGGGCTGCCACAACGGCAAGCCCGACGTCGCCTCCAACTGGCAGCCCATCGTGGTGGACAAGCGCCTGCACTTCCGCCACGCCGTCACCCAGGAAAAAGCCGAGAACAAGTGCGGCGCCTGCCACCACGTGGCCGACGAGGCCACCGGCAAGGCCGTCGCTGTCAATAAGCCGGAACAGGTCGCCGGCGCCTGCGTGTACTGCCACACGGAGACCGGTTCCGTGGTGGCGGGCCGCAAGCCCGAGAAGATCCGGTCCCTGCGCCTGGCCGCCCACGGCGAGTGCGTGACCTGCCACCGCTCGGTCGCGGCTTCCGGCGGCAAGGACGTGGCCACGGGCCCGGCCACCTGCGCCGGCTGCCACGGTCCCCTGGACCAGAAGGCCATTGCCGAGACGTCGCTCAAAAAGATTCCCGCCGGCGCGGACCTGCGCATCAAGCGCGGCCAGCCCGACTTCGCCATGATCCGTCCGGCCGCCGTGGCCGATCCGGTCGTCGGCGCGGACGGCAAGCCGGTCAAGCCCTACGGCATGCCCCCGGTTCCCTTTGACCACAAGTACCACGAATCCAAAAACGAGACCTGCGTCTCCTGCCACCACGCCTCCCTGACCTCCTGCGCGGCCAAGTGCCACACCGTGGCCGGGTCCAAGGAAGGCGGCTTCGTCACCCTGGAAGCGGCCATGCACAAGGTCGACGCCGGCCAGAGCTGCGCCGGCTGCCACGCCACCGTGCAGAAAAAGCCCGAGTGCGCCGGCTGCCACGCCCAGATGAAAAAGGGTGTGGGCGACATCGGCCAGTGCGGCTCCTGCCACGCCAAGCCGGCCGACAACCTGGAGAAGGCCGCCGCCGACTTCATGAACAGCTCCGACAAGGACGCCGCGGCCCTGGCACCGGCCCTGGCCGAGAAGCTCCTTTCCGGCAAGCGCCAGGCGACCGCCACCTTCGCGGTCGAGGACATCCCCGAAACCGTGACCATGGCTTCCCTGTCCAAGGACTACGAGCCCTCGGTGCTGCCGCACCGCAAGATCGTCCTGTCCCTGGTCGGCGGCATGAAGGACAGCAAGCTGGCCGGCGCCTTCCATGAAACCGACGCCGCCGTCTGCCAGGGCTGCCACCACATGAGCCCGGCCACCAAGACGCCGCCCCGGTGCGGCAACTGCCACCCGGCCACCGAAGGCATGGCTGCCTCGCCCCGGCCGGACCTGCGTAGCGCCTACCACCTCCAGTGCATGGGCTGCCACACGGCCATGGGCATCAGTGGCAAGGTGGTCGACAAGGCCCCCGGCGCCAAGCCCATCCCCCTGTCCACGGATTGCTCCGGCTGCCACGCGGCAAAGAAAAAATAG
- the hmcB gene encoding sulfate respiration complex iron-sulfur protein HmcB, which translates to MKRRHFLGLMGAAGVSLTKAATAKAASGADVAGLPNANGVLFDATRCIGCRKCEAACNQVNDLPKPAKPFDDLTVMDTDRRTDAKSYTVVNKYVPKPGENPVFRKIQCNHCMEPACASACFVRAFKKMETGAVVYDASVCVGCRYCMVACPFNIPAYEYDKALTPRIMKCTLCHPRILEGKLPGCVEACPKQALQFGKRRELLNIAWDRIGASPDRYVEHVYGEHEMGGTNWITIAPKPSFAALGMDEHLGTTSAPELTAGALAAVPAVAGVWPVLLTGIYAITKRKDKIAEQEKKAAVEAAIAKASADAEAKLAEELTKAEVANKRRIEVEVKKALEAAHKESAEGGEDA; encoded by the coding sequence ATGAAACGAAGACACTTTCTGGGCCTTATGGGAGCGGCCGGGGTGAGCCTGACCAAGGCCGCCACGGCCAAGGCCGCCTCCGGCGCGGATGTCGCGGGCCTGCCCAATGCAAACGGCGTCCTTTTCGACGCCACCCGCTGCATCGGCTGCCGCAAATGCGAGGCTGCCTGCAACCAGGTCAACGACCTGCCCAAACCCGCCAAACCGTTTGACGATCTCACGGTCATGGACACCGACCGGCGTACCGACGCCAAGTCCTATACCGTGGTCAACAAGTACGTGCCCAAGCCCGGCGAAAATCCGGTCTTCCGCAAGATCCAGTGCAACCACTGCATGGAACCGGCCTGCGCCTCGGCCTGCTTTGTCCGGGCGTTCAAGAAGATGGAGACCGGCGCGGTCGTGTACGACGCCTCGGTCTGCGTCGGCTGCCGCTACTGCATGGTGGCCTGCCCGTTCAACATTCCGGCCTACGAATACGACAAGGCGCTGACCCCCCGGATCATGAAGTGCACCCTGTGCCATCCCCGGATCCTGGAAGGCAAGCTCCCCGGCTGCGTCGAGGCCTGCCCCAAGCAGGCGCTCCAGTTCGGCAAGCGCCGCGAGCTCCTGAACATCGCCTGGGACCGCATCGGCGCCTCGCCCGACCGGTATGTCGAGCATGTCTACGGCGAACACGAGATGGGCGGCACCAACTGGATCACCATCGCGCCCAAGCCGTCCTTCGCGGCCCTTGGCATGGACGAGCACCTCGGCACCACCTCGGCCCCCGAGCTGACCGCCGGGGCCCTGGCCGCCGTGCCGGCCGTGGCCGGCGTCTGGCCGGTGCTTTTGACCGGCATATACGCCATCACCAAGCGCAAGGACAAAATCGCCGAGCAGGAGAAGAAGGCGGCGGTCGAGGCGGCCATCGCCAAGGCCAGCGCCGACGCCGAAGCCAAGCTGGCCGAGGAGCTGACCAAGGCCGAGGTCGCCAACAAGCGGCGCATCGAGGTCGAGGTCAAGAAGGCCCTTGAGGCCGCCCACAAGGAATCTGCCGAGGGCGGGGAGGACGCGTAA